A DNA window from Amycolatopsis sp. DSM 110486 contains the following coding sequences:
- a CDS encoding YihY/virulence factor BrkB family protein, whose protein sequence is MTVARRLGDLLGLERTGVLVWEIAKWPVIAVLVSLVGALLCWAGPNVRQPNFRWLTPRDLVAVALCAAASAGFALCVANFGSYDKTYGSLAGAIVLLAWMWISTIADLLGAELDAEPARGRRRDAGGGSDEGEPFLPATRYEGDGRERSGRRVRRDCTR, encoded by the coding sequence GTGACCGTCGCGCGGCGGTTGGGTGATCTGCTCGGGTTGGAAAGGACCGGGGTTCTGGTGTGGGAGATCGCGAAGTGGCCGGTGATCGCGGTGCTCGTGAGCCTTGTGGGTGCGCTGCTCTGCTGGGCTGGGCCCAACGTGCGGCAGCCGAACTTCCGGTGGCTCACGCCGAGAGACCTGGTCGCCGTTGCGCTGTGCGCGGCGGCGTCGGCGGGCTTCGCGCTCTGCGTGGCCAACTTCGGTTCGTACGACAAGACTTACGGGTCGCTCGCCGGGGCCATCGTGTTGCTGGCGTGGATGTGGATCTCCACTATCGCTGACCTGCTCGGTGCCGAGCTCGATGCCGAGCCGGCACGCGGCCGCCGGCGCGACGCGGGCGGCGGCTCCGATGAAGGCGAGCCGTTCCTGCCCGCCACGCGATACGAAGGCGATGGACGCGAACGAAGCGGCCGCCGTGTGCGAAGGGACTGCACGAGATGA
- a CDS encoding acyl carrier protein: MATGETGFDDVTYDLVSVQYHSLKAGHDYGQYVRDADNAERQDIADFFRRVMEEDSARAKQCHEFIKELSGSSESGAAVT; the protein is encoded by the coding sequence ATGGCTACCGGAGAGACCGGCTTCGACGACGTCACATACGACCTGGTGTCGGTGCAGTACCACTCGTTGAAAGCCGGACACGATTACGGCCAATACGTGCGCGACGCCGACAACGCCGAGCGTCAGGATATCGCCGACTTCTTTCGCCGCGTGATGGAAGAGGACTCCGCCCGGGCGAAGCAGTGCCACGAGTTCATCAAGGAACTCTCGGGAAGCTCCGAATCGGGTGCGGCGGTTACCTGA
- a CDS encoding NAD-dependent epimerase/dehydratase family protein, translated as MTTQRIVVTGATGNIGTSVVDALDTDPAVGTIVGLGRRRAGPGATKAEFVQADVARDDLVPILRHADAVVHLAWLFQPTRRPEVTWRANVLGSLRVFDAVAEAGVPKLVYSSSVGAYSPAVHDRPVAEDWPTHGWPGAAYSREKAYVERCLDNFELRHPDVRVARVRPGFVFQRAAASEQRRLFGGPFVPGSLMRPSLVPVLPDIPGLRMQVVHSIDLADAIRRCVLRPVSGSFNVATEPVVDMPFLAEQLGARLVPIPAALVKHALGAAWRLHLVPATPGLFETVLHLPVMDTGRARSELDWHPRYTAAETVAEFLSGLRAGAGADTAPLAPDGQRAHELATGVGRRP; from the coding sequence ATGACTACTCAGCGGATCGTCGTCACCGGTGCGACCGGGAACATCGGGACCAGCGTGGTGGACGCCCTCGACACCGACCCGGCGGTCGGCACGATCGTCGGGCTAGGTCGCCGCCGGGCCGGCCCCGGTGCCACGAAGGCGGAGTTCGTCCAGGCCGATGTCGCGAGGGACGACCTGGTCCCCATCCTGCGCCACGCCGACGCGGTGGTGCACCTGGCCTGGCTCTTCCAGCCCACGCGCCGGCCCGAGGTCACTTGGCGGGCCAACGTGCTCGGGTCCCTGCGGGTGTTCGACGCGGTGGCCGAGGCGGGCGTACCGAAGCTGGTGTATTCCTCGTCGGTCGGCGCCTACTCTCCGGCCGTCCATGATCGCCCGGTCGCCGAGGATTGGCCGACCCACGGCTGGCCGGGGGCGGCCTACTCGCGGGAAAAGGCCTATGTGGAGCGGTGCCTGGACAACTTCGAGCTACGGCACCCGGATGTCCGCGTGGCGCGGGTACGGCCCGGGTTCGTCTTTCAGCGGGCGGCCGCGTCGGAGCAGCGGAGGCTGTTCGGCGGTCCGTTCGTGCCGGGCAGCCTGATGCGTCCGTCACTGGTGCCGGTTCTGCCGGACATTCCCGGCTTGCGGATGCAGGTGGTTCACAGCATCGACCTCGCCGACGCGATCCGCCGCTGCGTGCTCCGCCCGGTCTCGGGATCGTTCAACGTTGCGACCGAGCCCGTGGTGGACATGCCGTTCCTCGCGGAGCAGCTGGGCGCGCGGCTGGTGCCCATTCCGGCCGCGCTGGTCAAGCACGCGCTCGGCGCCGCTTGGCGGCTGCACCTCGTGCCGGCCACTCCCGGGCTGTTCGAGACGGTGCTGCACCTGCCCGTGATGGACACCGGCCGGGCGCGTTCCGAGCTGGACTGGCATCCGCGCTACACCGCGGCGGAGACGGTGGCGGAGTTCCTGTCGGGGCTGCGCGCGGGAGCGGGCGCGGACACCGCGCCGCTGGCGCCGGACGGGCAGCGCGCGCACGAGCTGGCGACCGGCGTCGGTCGCCGGCCCTGA
- a CDS encoding IS630 family transposase, which translates to MSDGVAGRRGPKLEPVLLTDEERSTLERWVRRRNSAQALAARSRIVLACAQDGVPPVVGVAKDLGVSPDMVRKWRRRFLAHRLDGLVDEPRPGRPPVIGVEDVEAVVVATLEEIPKDATHWSRASMAQHSGLSKSTVGRIWRKFQLKPHLTDTFKLSTDPLFVEKVHDVVGLYFNPPDGAIVLSVDEKSQIQALDRSQPVLPMMPGMPERRTHDYVCNGLTTLFAAFDVATGEVVSALHRRHRAAEFKKFLAKIDKQVPAHLQIHLICDNYGTHKTPAIRAWLERHPRFHMHFTPTGSSWINQVERWFGFLADQQIRRGVHKNVQNLEADIRSWIKEWNDNPRPFIWTKTAAEILESLANFCRRISDAGH; encoded by the coding sequence ATGTCTGATGGTGTCGCGGGACGTCGGGGGCCGAAGCTTGAGCCGGTGCTGCTCACCGATGAGGAGCGGTCCACGCTGGAACGCTGGGTGCGGCGGCGAAATTCGGCGCAGGCTTTGGCTGCACGCTCTCGGATTGTGCTGGCGTGCGCCCAGGACGGTGTGCCTCCGGTTGTGGGTGTGGCGAAGGATCTCGGCGTGTCGCCGGACATGGTCCGCAAGTGGCGTCGACGATTCCTGGCACACCGTCTCGACGGGTTGGTCGATGAACCTCGGCCCGGTCGTCCGCCGGTGATCGGGGTCGAGGACGTGGAAGCGGTGGTGGTGGCGACTCTGGAGGAAATCCCGAAGGACGCTACGCACTGGTCGCGTGCGTCGATGGCGCAGCACAGTGGCTTGTCCAAGTCGACCGTCGGCCGGATTTGGCGGAAGTTTCAGCTCAAGCCGCACCTGACCGACACCTTCAAGCTGTCGACCGATCCGTTGTTCGTGGAGAAAGTGCACGACGTTGTCGGGTTGTATTTCAATCCGCCCGACGGTGCGATCGTGCTTTCTGTTGACGAGAAGTCGCAGATCCAGGCTTTGGATCGGTCCCAGCCGGTGCTTCCGATGATGCCCGGTATGCCTGAGCGTCGTACTCATGACTACGTTTGTAACGGTCTGACCACGCTGTTCGCGGCGTTCGACGTCGCCACCGGCGAGGTCGTCAGCGCCCTGCACCGCCGGCATCGGGCTGCGGAGTTCAAGAAGTTCCTCGCCAAGATCGACAAGCAGGTCCCCGCTCATCTGCAGATCCATCTGATCTGCGACAACTACGGCACCCACAAAACACCAGCGATTCGGGCGTGGCTGGAACGGCACCCTCGTTTTCACATGCACTTCACTCCGACCGGTTCCTCCTGGATCAATCAGGTTGAGCGGTGGTTCGGTTTCCTTGCCGATCAGCAGATCAGGCGCGGTGTCCACAAGAACGTCCAGAATCTCGAAGCTGACATCCGTTCGTGGATCAAGGAATGGAACGACAACCCCAGGCCTTTCATCTGGACCAAGACCGCCGCTGAGATCCTCGAGTCACTCGCCAACTTCTGCCGACGAATTTCTGACGCAGGACACTAG